In Campylobacter sp. RM16187, the DNA window GATCTTAAAGATCGAGATGATATCATATTTTTTTCTTATCCTTTTTTTAATGAATCTGAATTTATGAGTTCTCTCTATGAAGCAATATTCAAAGAAGAACCGAAAGACAAAGTAGAGACATATGAGCAGTTCGTTAAAATTTGTAATACAAAATTTGACGAGAATAATAAAAAAATATTTACAGTATTTTTAGATGAAGCCCAGCTATACCCTGAAATTTTAATAGAAAAAATTAGACTGCTTTCTGATAGCGGATTTTTTAGATTTATATTCACCGTCCGCAAAACAGATAGTGGAGATATATTGACAAAGGATTATTTTCAGGCTAGAATTTGGGAGAGTATAGATATAGGTTCTATTGATATTAATGATATGAGAGTTTATTTAGAGAGCAAATTGCAATCTAAAAAATTTGATTATCAATTTTTAAAATTTACAGATGAGCAATTTGAGTTAATCAGTCGCTTAATAAAAGGTAGTCTTACAATGCTTAATAAGTTGATGTTTAACTTTTTTGAACTTTATGAATACTTTGAGGAAAATCAACCAACCGTTATCAGTACTGATACAATGAATACTAAAATTTTAGAGATGTCAGCCATCAGATCGGAGCTTATAAATGCTTGAAGTACAAGAGATATTGGAACTTGAAAGAAAGTGGAGAGTTTACGATAAACAAAGAAAAAACAGTAAAGGCAACAAAGATAAAAAGTATCAAACATACATGCTCGTTGCTATACT includes these proteins:
- a CDS encoding ATP-binding protein yields the protein MSSNRYTIIKNLFAEDSNENEYIHLDKSVAAYKKIMNLIEKPVKLIVFYGKPGGGKTFLLKKIVKDLKDRDDIIFFSYPFFNESEFMSSLYEAIFKEEPKDKVETYEQFVKICNTKFDENNKKIFTVFLDEAQLYPEILIEKIRLLSDSGFFRFIFTVRKTDSGDILTKDYFQARIWESIDIGSIDINDMRVYLESKLQSKKFDYQFLKFTDEQFELISRLIKGSLTMLNKLMFNFFELYEYFEENQPTVISTDTMNTKILEMSAIRSELINA